In Osmerus eperlanus chromosome 4, fOsmEpe2.1, whole genome shotgun sequence, the sequence ATTTTGgaaaacctactgtaaataattgtaacatcgctctggataagagcgtctgataaatgtaaATACGAACATGCACAAAGTGTGGGTGTCGGAATTCCTCTGACTATCCTGTcctgtgttggtgtgcaggAGAAAGTGGCCAAGGCTCAGGAGGTGAAGGATCTGGCCATGGCCAGTCTGGCCCTGGCCGTGGAGAACGAGAAGAAGGAGCAGTGGAGAGTAGATGGACGCCAGATGCTCTTCGCAGCTAAGAAGGTAAGATGGGGAGAATTCGTTTTTTTTCCCGCTATCTTCTCTCGCTATCTCTCATCGAGTCTCTAATTAGAAACAAGGAACCTAGACATATAATAAACACTGATATGAAATCCAATATGAACCTGTGACATCCCTGTAGTACATGGCACACACTACATTGGACATCTCGGAGGATAATGGTGTCCTTTAGCCTCAagtatccctctgtctctccagaacAACGTGGCCATGCTGCTGGAGACCAACCGCCGGGAGAGGCAGCACATGGTGCACAACGAGGTGAAGAAACGCCTGGACTACCAGCTCGCCCTGCAGAACCTGCACCGACGCATGGAGCAGGAGCACATGGTCAACTGGGTGGAGAAGAACGTCATCAATAGCATCACCCCCCAGCAGGTAGGTGACACTATGATGGCCTCAGAAACCACCACAGCAACTGCGCAACTCTCGGAGGAACATCCGTCCAAGTGAATGATGATGGTTATCCTGCTTCTAAAGTAGGATGTTTGAGTGTTGGTTAGGCCTTTAGTGTTGTTGGACTGAGTGGCCGCTAACATGGGTTTGCCACTAGAGGTCGTCATTGTACTGCAAGGACAGTGGCGGCctaacatttttttatttgggCTAAGGTGCTAAGGATTGCCTGTGACCTGACTTGAGTTTCTGTCCTGTTTtacaggagaaggagagcatCGCCAAGTGCATCACAGACCTGAAGGCCCTTGCCAAGGCCACCCAGGCCAAAGCTACTGCATAACTGTACAGTTGTCAGCGAAGACTCCTAAACTCACTGGTCTCATGAGATGCCCACTTTTCATTACAAATAAACTATTTCCTCTTGAATTATGGTCTCTGTCGtattatgggtgtgtgtatatatatatacacacgttAACTGATGATAAAATAAACGGTTTGCTTATTCGCTACTCACCTAGTCTGTTATTTGTAACCACTGGTTGAAACAACTTCTGGATATTAATTAAACTGGGTTTCATTTCATTATCATTAATTTATTTCATCTCCATAACAACATGGGTAAAAACATGACCGCCTCGATTTGACTCATGCCTTTTATATGACACTCACAGATGGCTTATGCACTCGCAGACTGTTGTGGGGAACTTTGCTCGACAGGAAGGGTATATTGCCAGGGATTCCACACCTTTGGACTCATGAATACCAAATGCCAGCTATTTTACATTTCAGTGTAATTGCCCATCTAGAAAACGGAACGATGGGCTGGACCTCCATTATGTCGCCACGACAGCTGAGCTGTACTTTGACCTTAGTGAGTGTGCAGGAAGCTAGGTATATATGCTTGTTTAGTACTTGGGAATATGTAATGGATGCTGTCTTTGATATGTATGCAATGTGTGGAATATCGATGTGAAAGGACCAGCAATAGAACAGTGATAAAGAACATTGGCGTGACCGTGACAGGTAACAACATGGATAATGTAGTCTCATGACAAGATTTAAAGTAATGAGAAAAGAAATGGTTGAGGTCTTGTGTAAACGAAATACTGTTATATACATTTACTCTTTTAAGGTTGTACAATACTTTgatctgtaaaaaaataaatggtGTTTGTAATTTCATGGTTTAAGTTAGCCAGCAAGGAACTTAGTTCTAGTAACCTAAACCTTGTGTGTTTTTTACATATTGTATCTTGTCAGgagtaaaagtttttttttaaaacaatttTTCAATTAATTTTATGTCTGTTTAAGGGAAAGAACATAATTGGTTGTCAGATACTGAGGTATGTGCTACCATCATTTGAATCTTGATCTGGGCTGGaaattgtttaacccttgtgttctcctcgggtcgttctgacccatcagtcattgtgacccaccgtcgtattgcgacaactttaccgcatacaaaaacaaagtgaagcattttcttttaaccgtcgggctgtctcagaccccccacattgcgaaggttaaaagaaaagtatttttatttgtttttgtattgggtaaaattgggtaaacacaatgatggttcgttatgaacctttgggtcatgtgacccgaaggcagcacgagggttaatcatTAAACATCACCCAAACTGACCACATGGTCTTTCATACATTATCTTACAAACACCAGCTGCATAAAGTATTTGTTTCACATACAGTCTACGCCGTGGCAGATTAGGTTTTAAGGACATTGGGTAAGGTTATTCTGTGAGATTTGTGTATGAAGACTTTTAATCTGTCTCAATAATATCAATAAGAAGGATATTTATTGTAGTTGAcgtccttttttctttttttttggaaattgtCGCTCTTTGTGTTCACAAGGATAGTTGATAAAGCAGTCTGGTTATTTGTACAGAATGGGTGTGGTGACATTATTGTCATGTAGGCCATTTCCGTCTTACAGTAAACTTTACATTTGTGATAAAAGGCTGAAAATGTTTGGTAATACGGGCCCCTGCTATCAGGAAAGATAGTTTTAAAGAGTCTATATTACCAGCACAATTCTCACTTTAATTAGTAAAGGCTTATGAATGGATTGCTGTTATTTACGCCATATAACAACCGATTGCTAAAGTCTTTGCCAAATCAATTCACATTGTAAATATGTACAATACTATACACATAAGGTTTAGCAGTTTTAAAGTCAGACATCAAATGTATCATTATGGCTAGTTCTATTTTTGTGCAGAACTACAGCTCAAAACCGTCTTGATTAAAGTGTTGACATGTATGTTTTAGAGATTCCCTCATAAGAAAGGTTCCATAATGAGGTCAGGTATGTCCAGACCCACTGGCAAATCTATATATTGTAAGTTCACCATCCAACCCTATATACTGTTGACTCTTCAGATATTCTGTGGACTTTTACTGTATAACTATTTGCTGTGGAAGTAATCATATTTTCCCCATGTAATCTAATCAGTACAAAGAAGGGAGTATTTAGAGTCCATGAACAAACAACCAGACAACTTTCAGTACAGAGCGGAGGTAAGGTCGCCTGATGGGGCTTGTACACTCAGTTCATCCAACCATGTGAAATCACCAGACTGAGCACAATGCTCTGTGTGTAGGGCAACTCTGCATCAAAACTAGCAACACCAAACATTTATTCCTCCCTCTTTTGTCTAGCACTTGTTCACATGTGAGCTGGATGGTAAGGAGGTGAAGAACCTGAATGACTGTGTGGCCAGGTTGAAAAGGCTGGATGCCAAAGGGCGCCTATGGGGCCAGGAGATGATtctggaggtgctggggggctACCTCCAACTCACAGATATTGAGACCAAGGTATTGTGGTGCTGACTCAACTAAGAGAGTAAACTGTCCCCACGGTTGCTTTGTTATGTTCACCAAATGGAGACTTTTGGATGTGCAGTggcattgttttttttgtctcatGATCTTgtactctgtctcactctctctatctctctgtctctctgactttctctctctcgcctctctgactttctctgtctctgattctgCAGGCAGAATTGGAGTCGATTCCTCTTATCAGCATCCAGCATACCAATGCCGTGTTGGACAGCTGTGCCTATAACTCCCTCCTGACAGTCACTGTGAAGGAACGCAACAGACAGGTATCCCAGGTCTTCATGTTCCAGTGTGAGGAGGTTGGGGTGAGTCACGGTTGACCAAAATCATGTTCTCATTCAATCCGTTtccaaagaaagagagatttcGAAAGAGAGATTTACACTGATACATTACCTTACACTGCAGAAATAGTCCTGAGCAATGTTTCACAACTTTATAGGACTTGATAGGATTTTGTCATGAGGAAGTTGACTTATGGTTTTACAGGCAGAACACATCAGGGTTGACCTAGACAAGGCAGTCAAGAATGGAGGGGCAGACGTTGAACCCCGCAGAGTCCAAAACAACATCAGGTACGATATGGCATTTACGGCATGTGCAATCTGTCCAACGTTGTTTGGTAACAATGTCTTCTAGAAACTTGTAGGATAACAGAAATGGGTTTGCAGACCAACACAACTTGAAGATTCTGTAACTAGAGACAACCTATTTTTCTTTTTCCCAGGAGCGACCTGGAGAACATCATTGGCCAACAGGTTCCTGGTGGTTTCCGCCCACCTGGGCATCCTCCTCCTTTTGATAGGCTGCCAGAGAGAACCCCCCCTCGCCCCGCCCCTCATTGGAACGGCCAGGATTATGACGCAGcaacaggtctctctctctctctctctctctctctctctctctctctctctctctctctctctctctctctctctctctctctctctctctttctctccctctctctctctcttactgagAACTCCAGTATTTTGTCATTAAAAGCACTGATAGCACTAACTCTCACCTATGTGAGAGTTTCACATTTTGCACGTTTTCATGCAATTAATGAAGTCATCAGACGATTAATTCTAATCAACCCATGCTTACAAAGAAATCCCCATAGATCAAAATAGTCCAGTCATTTTAAGCCAAAATGGGGGTCAACCTAGGACAAATTGCAACAGAATCAAACTCAACTGTTTTTGTATCCTCAAAATGTCCTGAGTAAGGAAAAAAAAGCCCAGAAGAATCCCATTAGGGGAAAGTTTCGAAAAATAACAGAATATAGCCTATTCACATGCCTATTATTTTCTCATGTGAATAGGCTAAacattttaacctttagatatcACCATGAAAATTACTGAGTTGATTACTTTCATtaagacaaacaaaaaatgtattaaaaGCTTTTAAAAATTCTTTGGTAACATAAGAAAACAATGTATGCGCTAATTTGCATAAATACCACAACATATCTAAACATTGGATATAGCCAGGTGAAAATGTCTTGTAGAATCTTGTTGATATCTTACAGTAAAAGACTATAGAAGCAAACAAATGTCACCATAAGGGGCAGAGATTCAGTCGTTCATTCAAGGTTGACTCAACTGTCAATCAACTGTCACTAAGCTGTCACTCAGGTAAGAAAGATTTCCTTTTGTTTCTCCTACATGGATTATTCAACCTACATTAATAAAACATACCTGGTGATCAACTACAATTTATTGGGAACATCTGGATGTGTGTTGAGCTATGGTATGACTATTATTGGTGAAACGACCCAGCCCCAAACCCCATCTCTGCAATAATAATTAATGAAGGCTGGTTTAATGTACTTCTTCCTGCCTCTATGTATTAATGATCATGGGTAGCCTAAATGGGTTCCATTCAGACCTTAACATTGAGTCTTTTACTGTTTTATGTCAACAAGATTCAACAAGCCACTTCACCTGGCTATACCCAACTTTTAGATCTGTATTTATGCAAATTAGCACATACCTAATCAGATTATGCACTGTTTGCCCATGTTAACAAACAATTTCAAAAAACTTgtaatacattttttgtttgtcttgatgTAAGTAATCAACTCAGTAATTTTCATGGTGATATCTAAAGGTTAACATTTTTACCATATTCACgtgagaaaaagaatgaatggGCGTATGAATAGGCTATATTTGGGTCTTTTTCTAAACTTTCCCCTAATGGGATTCTTTTGGGATTTTCCTTACTCAGGACATATTGAGGATACAAAATCAGTTGAGTTTGCTTCTGTTGCAATTTGTCCTACCTTTTTTCATTAAATGACTGGACTAAAATGTACCTATTGAAAAAtggtttgtatttattttaagtgTCCTTTCTGTGTGTTTCCAGAGATGATGCCAGCCCCTCCAGCGTACCCCCCTCAGGAGGAGCCTGTCTGTAGCACAGAGGTGTACGGGGGGTCACAGCACAGTCAAGAGGAGCCTTCACTGGCAGACATAAACAGGAATGTTGTCAGTATTGCCTCCTACTTCtacaattaacacatttaaTAAGATGTTTTCCTGTTTGTTTGATTTCAATAGTACCAGCGTTTTTGTATATGTATCATTACAGTTCCTGTAATGATTTCATTTATGATAAATAATTCATACAGATTTGTTTTACATAACGAAACTATACACCTAATATAAAGTTTGCCAACCATGCTATTTATTTTTGCAGGAAATCTTAAATCACGTGCTTGGTGATGTGGAGTTATTCCTGCAGCAAGTAGTAGCTGCTACaacaaataatgaaaataaacagaagaaaaagaagaataaGAAAAAAGCTAATAAAAATGGTAGCGTTAAGCTAACTAAACCAGAATCACATAGATTGATCCTGATATTCAATAGGATCAATAGCAATAATTTAATGCTTTGTCATTTCCTACAGCTGACAATTTGCCCCATTGGAAGGAATTGTATTCCTGTCTGCAGAAAATAAAGTATGGATTTAATCTTCTGGTGCGTTACCCTCTCCCTGGTGCACTTACCACAAAATATGAAAATGCACTTTCCAATGCAAATTGTTACTTTATTTTCAGTTGGCCAAATGTGCGATAATACCAGTATGCATGATTATTGCCCCTtagttgtatttttttttttttcccgttTTCAATCAAGAGACACGTCAGAAAAAAAAACTTCCTACTTGTTTCCATTGTGTTTTCAATATTAGGGGAAAGTGAACGGGTTTATCGACAATCCCACTGCTCCTGACTACGTGCACTTCTTCTTTTCTATCCTGCACACTGTAAGTGTCCAAAACTACAACGTTGCACTTCCTCTGTTGAAAAGCCTTGTCTGTGTTCACTCTGTTTCAGTGTGAAACATACTGTGCAGAGGTCCTGTTCCCTTTAAACACTTCCAGATACCAGTATGTGTGGTTACATTCATGCAGTTCACGATTTAACTTTACTCTGTATTTCAATatactttctctctttttttggaCCTATTCCAGTTGATGTCTCCTTACCCTCAAGACCTGCCCCCCACAGTCCTCACCCCCCTGTTGACAGAGCAGGCCCTTTACCTACTCAGCCAGGTGGTTACTCCACAAGAGGACCAGCTCTGGAGGTCCCTGGGAGACAACTGGAACCTCCCCAGGTGCTGCACAGGCTCCCCCAAACCGACACCCAAAatggcacatatacacactcctaGTTCCCCCTATTCCAAGCTGAATACAACATATAAACATGCTTTAATTGATCATGAACCACAACAAACGACAGTTCAGAC encodes:
- the eps8l3b gene encoding epidermal growth factor receptor kinase substrate 8-like protein 3b translates to MLSLICMQCVEYRCERTSNRTVIKNIGVTVTGKEHNWLSDTERFPHKKGSIMRSGMSRPTGKSIYLQRREYLESMNKQPDNFQYRAEHLFTCELDGKEVKNLNDCVARLKRLDAKGRLWGQEMILEVLGGYLQLTDIETKAELESIPLISIQHTNAVLDSCAYNSLLTVTVKERNRQVSQVFMFQCEEVGAEHIRVDLDKAVKNGGADVEPRRVQNNIRSDLENIIGQQVPGGFRPPGHPPPFDRLPERTPPRPAPHWNGQDYDAATEMMPAPPAYPPQEEPVCSTEVYGGSQHSQEEPSLADINRNVEILNHVLGDVELFLQQVVAATTNNENKQKKKKNKKKANKNADNLPHWKELYSCLQKIKYGFNLLGKVNGFIDNPTAPDYVHFFFSILHTLMSPYPQDLPPTVLTPLLTEQALYLLSQVVTPQEDQLWRSLGDNWNLPRSKHPEGRMLPPYVPQFSDGWEPPLPPQSLPISRSNSHHAMRGGPLVPRQAEEAMMNNPWAPPPPTHTREPAVMMCVIYDFMARNNQELSVLKGEVVEVVDKSKQWWIIRNVCKEEGYVPPNILEPVDAGRPAEDDQDMHSPPPLNMISRPADVKAWLEYKGFSKITVRSLGVLTGQLLLGMSRDDIRMACPEEGGRVFFQLQSIKSAIALASESGYGPYNGR
- the atp5pb gene encoding ATP synthase F(0) complex subunit B1, mitochondrial, with the translated sequence MLSRLVFVSANALKGSGPIGAGLVQVSHLHTSPQSLVPVPPLPEKGGKVRHGIIPDEIFQTLYPKTGVTGPYMLGTGLLLYMLSKEIYVINHETFAAASIGAVIIYGVKTFGPSVAEFADKLNEEKVAKAQEVKDLAMASLALAVENEKKEQWRVDGRQMLFAAKKNNVAMLLETNRRERQHMVHNEVKKRLDYQLALQNLHRRMEQEHMVNWVEKNVINSITPQQEKESIAKCITDLKALAKATQAKATA